The genomic region ACGCATTTCATAATTACACAAACCGTGATAGTCAGATGCTGATTTTTCCTTTGGGCCCGCAAGAAGTTTGGTTGTTCATGCATCATTCAGCTGTTGGGCGCTATATAAGGCGGCATGATGAAACAGAACCCTGCACTCAAAGTTTTCGCGCTTCTCGCCGTTAGTATTGGCTTGCTGCCGGTCAGTGCCGGTGCCTTGCCGATAACCGCGCCGCAGAAGTCCAATCTCATTGTCGCTGCCGCTGGTGATTGCGCCGCGGTCGGCGAACAGGTGGCCGCCCAGCAGGGTGGCCAGCTGGCCAAGGCAACTGCCACGACGCAGAATGGCCGCCCCATGTGTGTGGTCGTCGTGCTGGTGCCGGGCCGTGATGGCGAACGTCCGCGCCGCGTTGAAGTGGCTGTTCCCGCTCAATAGGGCGGTTTCGTCAGACTGAATCGTCGAAACCGCTCTGCCAGTTTGTCTTGACGCGCATCTTCCTCCGAAAACCGCTTCGCTTTTTCGGGATGCGCTCAATGACAACGGCTTTCACCGCCGTTCGGTTATGGATTGAGGGAGAATGTCCGCTTGCGTATCCTGATCGTTGAAGACGACAAGGACCTGAATCGGCAGCTTGCGGAAGCAATGGCTGCTGCCGGTTATGTGGTCGACCGCGCCTATGACGGCGAAGAAGGCCATCATCTGGGCGACACCGAGCCTTATGACGCGGTCGTGCTCGATATCGGCCTGCCACGCATGGACGGCATCAGCGTCGTGGAGCGCTGGCGGCGCAGTGGCCGCGCCATGCCCGTTCTCATGCTCACCGCCCGTGATCGCTGGAGCGACAAGGTTGCCGGCATCGACGCCGGTGCCGATGACTATGTAGCCAAGCCCTTCCATATCGAGGAAGTGCTGGCGCGGCTGCGCGCGCTGATCCGCCGTGCGGCTGGCCATGCATCGTCTGAGCTTGTCTGCGGGCCGCTTTATCTCGATACGAAAACATCGAAGGCCAGCATTAATGGCGTCGCGCTCAAGCTGACCTCGCATGAATACCGGCTTCTGTCCTATCTTATGCACCATATGGACGAAGTGGTGTCACGCACCGAACTGGTGGAACACCTTTACGATCAGGATTTCGACCGCGATTCCAACACGATCGAAGTCTTTGTCGGTCGCCTGCGCAAGAAGATGGGCGTGGACCTGATCGAGACCGTGCGCGGCATGGGCTACCGCATCCGTTCGGAAGGCGGGGGCGAAACGAAAGGCAACGACAGCTGAAGCTTCTTCGCGTCTTTCCTCCGCTGCGTTCGCTCGCGGTCCGCGTCGTCACCCTCTCAACGATCTGGGTCATCGTGGCCCTTGTGGTGGTCGCGACCTTTATCGGCTCCCTATACGGCGAAGCTGCGCGCAGCAACTTCGAGCGGCTCCTGACCGCCCATCTGTTCAGCCTTGTCGGCGCCGTCAGTACGTCGGGCGAAGGCTTTTTGCAGGGGCGGCCTGAACTGGGAGAACTGCGCTATTCCAGCCCGCTCTCTGGCTGGTACTGGTCTGTCGACCCCGTCACGCCGAACCTGTCCGGAAAACTGCAGTCACCTTCGCTGCTTGGTCGCATCGTGCCGGAAATGCCGGTCTCGCAGGCCCCTTTCGACAGTTCCTTCATGCGCAGCTACACCTTGCCCGGTCTCCATGGCGAGGAACTTTTCATCGTTGAAACCGAAGTGGTTCTGGACGCCGCCAATCGGGTTGCGCGTTTTCGCGTGATGGGCAATCTCAGCGAAGTCCTCAAGGAAATATCCGATTTCAGAACCAGCCTCGCGACCTATCTGGCGATCTTCGGCATCGGAAGCATTCTCATCAACGCGGCCGTGATCCTGTTCGGATTGCGCCCGCTCGACAAGGTGCGTCAGTCTTTAGCCGACATTCGCGAGGGGCGTTCGTCAAAGCTCGATACGTCGCTGCCTGTGGAGATCGCGCCGCTCGCCAGTGAAATGAATGCGCTGATCGAAAACAATCGCCGCATCATGGAACGGTCGCGAACACAGGTCGGCAATCTCGCCCACTCTCTCAAGACACCGCTTTCGGTGCTGGTCAATGAAGCACGAAGCATGGGCGGCGAACATGGGCGCATCGTCCAGGAACAAAGCGAGGCGATGCAGGTGCAGATACAGCATTATCTGCAACGCGCCCGCATTGCCGCGCAGCGCGACAGCGTTGTTTTCCGCACGCCTGTGACCCCGGTTCTCGAGCGCATACAGCGGGTAACGGCTAAGCTCAACCCGGCTTTCAAGGTCATGTTCCGCAACGATTTGCCTGACGCGGTCTTCGCGGGGGAACGGGAGGATTTGGAAGAAATCGTCGGCAACCTGCTGGAGAATGCGGGCAAATGGGGCCGCAAACGCATCAATATCGGGCTTTCCCCCGTTTCCGGCGAGCAACGCCAGTTCGAAATCCTGATCGAAGACGACGGGCCGGGGCTGGCATCGGACAAGATCGAGGCGGCGCTGAAACGTGGCAGCCGCGTCGACGAAACGAAACCGGGAACCGGGCTGGGACTGGCGATCGTGCAGGATACCGTCCGCGAATATGGCGGCGGCTTGCATCTGGGCAAGAGTTCGTTCGGCGGACTGGGAGTCCGTGTCCTGTTGCCCCTGACAGAAGATTGACGGTTGTTTTTGGCTGAAAGCGAACTAGAAGATAAATTGAAAAGCCGCATGCCGTTATAGTATGCGTGCTAATTGTTCATGAAGGCTGGTTGTTATGGTAATGGTATCCAGGTTGTCTTCTCACCCGGTTTCAGTTGCTTCGACGATGTTTGCCGTGGCGCTTGCATTGTCAGCTTGTGGCACGACCACCGGCAAGGGGATCGGGCTTGGCTCGCTAGGCGGCGGCTCTGCGGCGCAGAAGCCGGAAACCAGCCTGTTGACGCCGCTCGGCAATGGTCTTCTCGGCAGTTCGGCAAATCAGCTGAATGCAGCCGACCGAAAGAAGGCGCTTGAGGCCGAATATCGCGCGCTCGAATATTCGCCCGCGGGCAAGGTCGTATCCTGGAGCGGCAGCGGATCGAATTCCGGCGATGTGACTGCGGCGCAGCCTTATCAGGTCGGCTCCCAGAATTGCCGCCAGTATTCGCACAGCTTCACCATCGGCGGATCGCAGCAGACTTCGCGCGGAACGGCCTGTCGCAATCCGGATGGCAGCTGGACGCCATTGACCTGACATCCTTTGCGGCGAATTGCCCTAGGCAGCAACTTACTGCAGGTAGTGGTTGGTTTTTCCCTTGGCTGCGCTTAAGTCGTAGCCATGGGATTCTGGCTTATTGCAGCATTACTGACATTGGCAGCCACTCTGGTTGTTTTGTTGCCTCTCACGCGGCGCAGCAGGCGTTTTTGCCCGCTGAAAAGAACGACCTTGAGGTCTATCGGGACCAATTGCGCGAGGTCGAAGCCGACGCTGCCCGAGGCATGATCGACCCGCAAAGCGCCGAACAGGCGCGCATCGAAATTTCACGTCGCATTTTGAACGCCGAAAAGTCAGCGAGGGAAGCTGCCGAAGCCGCAGGCAAGACGACACCGGGCCGGTTGCTCGCTTTTCTGGCGGTGCTTGCAGTGCCGCTGGTCGCCTGGGGCGTCTACCCGCTGTTCGGAAAGCCGGACATGCCGTCCATGCCGCTCGCCGAGCGGCTTTCGGCAAGCGCGGATCGTGGCTCTGTCGATGAGCTGGTAGCGCGTGCCGAAGCGCATCTGGCACAAAATCCCGACGATGTGCGTGGATGGGATGTGCTGGCGCCGATTTACTTGCGGCTTGGCCGCGCTGCCGATGCCGTCAATGCATATCGCAGCTCCATTCGTATCGCGGGTGAGAATTTCCCGCGCGTTCTGGGGTTGGGTGAAGCACTGGCAACCGCTTCAGGCGGTACTGTTACCGCCGAGGCCGAAGGTTTCTTCAGGAAGGCTGCCGATCTCGAACCGAATGATGTGCGCCCGCAATTCTATCTCGCGCAGGGTGAGATGCAGGATGGTCGCATGGATCTGGCGGCCAACCGCCTGCAGGCGTTCCTCGACAAAGCCCCCGCCGACGCGCCGTGGCGCGGCCAGATTGAACAGGCCATCGCCCGGCTTCGCGATCCTGCTGCTGTTCAGCAGCAGCCGAAGGGGCCAACGGCTGACGATGTCGATGCCGCTTCGTCGATGAGCCCCGAAGACCGGCAGGCGATGATCGAAGGCATGGTTCAACGTCTCGATGAAAGTCTTCGCCAGAATAGCGGGGATGTCGAAGGCTGGAAGCGCCTTGTGCGCTCCTATATGATCCTCAACCGCCGCGATGCAGCGCTCGACGCTCTCAATCGCGGAATGACAGCCCTTGAAGGCGAAAGCCGGTCGAACCTTGAGAGTTTCGCAGCCGGTCTTGGACTAGATCTAAAGGCAGGGAACGCACAAAAATGAGCGCGACCGCAGACGACAACGCACGCAAAAGCAAACCAGCGGCCAATTTCGCCCGTACCGTAAGCCAGAGAAAGCGCAAGCGCCTGTTCCTGATCGGCGGCGCGCTGGCAGTTCTGGCTGTGGCGGTCGGGCTGATGCTGATGGCTTTCAGTCAGGACATTCGCTTTTTCCGCACGCCAGCCGACCTGACGGAACAGGACATGGCCTCAGGCGCGCGGTTCCGTCTCGGCGGTCTCGTCGAGGAAGGGTCGGTCAGCCGCCAGGGCAGCGAACTGCGTTTCACGGTGACCGATACGATCAAGACCGTGAAGGTCGTGTTCGAGGGCATTCCGCCTGATCTCTTCCGCGAAGGGCAGGGCGTCGTCGCCGAAGGGCGTTTCGGTGATGGCGGGGTTTTCCGCGCCGACAACGTGCTGGCGAAGCACGACGAAAATTACATTCCCAAGGACCTTGCCGACAGCCTAAAGGAAAAGGGCGTCTGGGAAGGCAAGTAACAGTTGGGGCACTCCAACCGGCGATGTCCGGTTGCGTGCCTGATGGAGACTGCAGATGAGCGTCGAGATAGGCCATTTTGCTCTGGTTCTGGCACTGGCACTGTCGATTGTCCAATCGATCGTGCCGGTGGTCGGCGCGCATCGTCGCGACCCACAG from Brucella intermedia LMG 3301 harbors:
- a CDS encoding ATP-binding protein translates to MALVVVATFIGSLYGEAARSNFERLLTAHLFSLVGAVSTSGEGFLQGRPELGELRYSSPLSGWYWSVDPVTPNLSGKLQSPSLLGRIVPEMPVSQAPFDSSFMRSYTLPGLHGEELFIVETEVVLDAANRVARFRVMGNLSEVLKEISDFRTSLATYLAIFGIGSILINAAVILFGLRPLDKVRQSLADIREGRSSKLDTSLPVEIAPLASEMNALIENNRRIMERSRTQVGNLAHSLKTPLSVLVNEARSMGGEHGRIVQEQSEAMQVQIQHYLQRARIAAQRDSVVFRTPVTPVLERIQRVTAKLNPAFKVMFRNDLPDAVFAGEREDLEEIVGNLLENAGKWGRKRINIGLSPVSGEQRQFEILIEDDGPGLASDKIEAALKRGSRVDETKPGTGLGLAIVQDTVREYGGGLHLGKSSFGGLGVRVLLPLTED
- a CDS encoding response regulator transcription factor; amino-acid sequence: MRILIVEDDKDLNRQLAEAMAAAGYVVDRAYDGEEGHHLGDTEPYDAVVLDIGLPRMDGISVVERWRRSGRAMPVLMLTARDRWSDKVAGIDAGADDYVAKPFHIEEVLARLRALIRRAAGHASSELVCGPLYLDTKTSKASINGVALKLTSHEYRLLSYLMHHMDEVVSRTELVEHLYDQDFDRDSNTIEVFVGRLRKKMGVDLIETVRGMGYRIRSEGGGETKGNDS
- the ccmE gene encoding cytochrome c maturation protein CcmE → MSATADDNARKSKPAANFARTVSQRKRKRLFLIGGALAVLAVAVGLMLMAFSQDIRFFRTPADLTEQDMASGARFRLGGLVEEGSVSRQGSELRFTVTDTIKTVKVVFEGIPPDLFREGQGVVAEGRFGDGGVFRADNVLAKHDENYIPKDLADSLKEKGVWEGK